In the genome of Dickeya fangzhongdai, one region contains:
- the tatD gene encoding 3'-5' ssDNA/RNA exonuclease TatD: MFDIGVNLTSSQFRSDREQVVARARQAGVTGLLLTGTSAEESEQACLLAAQYPDYCWSTAGVHPHDASGWNDDTAGLIHQLAGSEQVLAIGECGLDFNRNFSTPQEQELAFSAQLAIAAERAMPVFLHCRDAHARFMALLTPWLDKLPAAVLHCFTGSGDELDDSLRAGLMIGITGWVCDERRGLALRALLPRIPDDRLLLETDAPYLLPRDLHPKPASRRNEPCFLPHIVRQVAAWRGQDAEWLGRNVDENARRIFRPGQKGE; the protein is encoded by the coding sequence ATGTTCGACATTGGCGTTAACCTCACCAGCTCGCAATTTCGATCAGATCGGGAACAGGTTGTGGCGCGCGCCCGTCAGGCTGGCGTGACCGGTCTGCTGCTGACGGGGACCAGCGCCGAAGAGAGCGAGCAGGCATGTCTGCTTGCCGCGCAATATCCCGATTACTGCTGGTCGACCGCTGGGGTTCATCCGCATGACGCCAGCGGCTGGAATGACGATACCGCCGGGTTGATTCATCAACTGGCAGGAAGTGAGCAGGTGCTGGCGATTGGCGAGTGCGGGCTGGATTTCAACCGCAACTTTTCCACCCCACAGGAGCAGGAGCTGGCATTCAGCGCGCAACTGGCGATTGCCGCTGAACGCGCGATGCCGGTCTTTCTGCACTGTCGCGATGCGCATGCGCGTTTTATGGCGCTGCTGACGCCGTGGCTCGATAAGTTGCCGGCCGCGGTACTGCACTGCTTCACCGGTTCCGGCGACGAGCTGGACGACAGTTTGCGCGCCGGGTTGATGATCGGCATTACCGGCTGGGTGTGCGATGAGCGTCGTGGGCTGGCGTTGCGCGCGCTGTTGCCCCGTATTCCAGACGATCGGTTGCTGCTGGAAACCGACGCGCCCTACCTGTTACCCCGGGATTTACATCCTAAACCTGCATCCCGCCGTAACGAACCCTGTTTTCTGCCGCATATTGTCCGTCAGGTTGCGGCCTGGCGCGGGCAGGATGCCGAATGGCTTGGCAGAAATGTGGATGAAAACGCCCGCCGGATTTTCCGGCCGGGCCAGAAAGGAGAATAA